The Amphiura filiformis chromosome 13, Afil_fr2py, whole genome shotgun sequence genome segment ACAATTGAATAAATTTAAATTGGCTTTCCTTGGCAACATAATGAATCATTTTTGATTGATCAAAGCACAAATATTGTTACTAAAACGAACTTGTTTTAAAAGTCTACTGATATCAATCATACAAGAAAATTTCGACAGGAATGCACAATTTCCAAAAAGTAGTTGGACTGGCGTATAggtgacaattatttgaaataaatagaatggtaATATGGCACAAattagactaacctgtgcatgttattccATCGCCACTGTAAccatcattacatgcacatgtgaaggaaccaatggtattagtgcaagcagcatttgtgtTACAGTTATCGGTACTCgaagtacattcattaatatctgtacaaaatgtatgaaataagtaaATGTATTACGTAAAACATCGATGTTGatgtatgatcaaaagaaaagtttaaaTATTTCATGTACTCTAAAACATGATATAATGAAAACTCAATAACGCttgaatgaatttaaattggcttTCCTGCAACATAATGTACTAAAACGAACTTGCTTTGAAAGTCAACTTATATCAATCATACTAAAAAATTTCGACAGGAATGTACCATTTCCAAAAAGTAGTTTGACTCGCGTATAGGtgacaattatttaaaataaatagaatggtaatatggcacaaaatagactaacctgtgcatgttattccatctccactgtaaccggcattacatgcacatgtgaaggaaccaatggtattggtgcaagcagcatttgcatcACAGTTATCGGTTCTCgaagtacattcattaatatctgtacaCAAACgtataaataagttatatgtaTTACGTAAAACTCAGATTATGAGGTACGATCAAAAGAAAGTtaaaatatttcatgtaattaaaactcaataacgcttgaataaATTTAAATTGGCTTTCCTTGGCAACATAATGTTTCCTTTTTATTGATCAAATCACAACTATTGGTACTAAAACGAATTTGCTTTTGAAAAATTCGACATAAATGCACCGTTTTCAAAAAGTAGTTTGATCAGCATGTAggtgacaattatttgaaataaatagaatggtaATATGGCACATattagactaacctgtgcatgttattccatcgccactgtaaccggcattacatgcacatgtgaaggaaccaatggtattagtgcaagcagcatttgcgtcacagttatcggtactcgaagtacattcattaatatctgtacaaaatgtatgaaataagtaaACGTATTACGTAAAACATAGATGTTGATGTATGATCAAAAGAAAGTTAAAATATTTCATGTACTCAGAAATATAtaattaaaactcaataacgtTTGAATAAATTTAAATTGGCTTTCCGTGGCAACATAATGTATCATTTTTATTGATCAAATCACAACTATTGGTACTAAAACGAATTTGCTTTtgaaaagttcgacataaatGCACCGTTTTCAAAAAGTAGTTTGATTAGCATATAggtgacaattatttgaaataaatagaatggtaATATGGCACAAattagactaacctgtgcatgttattccATCGTATTACGTAAAACATAGATGTTGATGTATAATCAAAAGAAAATATCTCATGTACTCTGAAGCATGATATAATGAAAACctcaataacgcttgaataaATTTAAATTGGCTTCCATTGGGAACATAATGTATCATTTTTGACTGATCAAAGCACAACTATTGTTACTAAAACGAATTTGCTTTGAAAGTCAACTTATATCAATCATACTAAAAAATTTCGACAATGCACCATTTCCAAAAGGCGTATAGGTGACAATTATTCAAAATAAATAGAATGGTATTATGGCAcacacaaaatagactaacctgtgcatgttattccatcgccactgtaaccagcattacatgcacatgtgaaggaaccagtggtattagtgcaagcagcatttgcgtcacagttatcggtactcgaagtacattcattaatatctgtacaATATGTATGAAATAAGTCACATGTATTAGGTACAACACAGGCTTTGAAGGTactagggtcattcaaaaagttctgcttCCACCCTCTTATCTCAGCTTCTGCAAGTAGTAACGCTTTCATATTTTCTATGACTACAACTTTGTTATAATATCTTTTTCCATTTGTTGTAGGCGAAGTAAAAATGAAATCAGGATTCAGTGCCGCGGAAAAGGAGAAAATCTGTACATATGTCTACAAATACAAGCAATTGTATGCTTGAACGCGCAGCTCGTATGCAATAAAGCAGGTTGAAaccgcggtagtgttccaggataCGCAATGACAGAGTAATGGCGGCTTACATATTTGTAGATATTATTTGCCAGCTGTCATATCCCAATTGAAATAATCCCTGGTTAAGATGCATTTTATTACTTGTCATCTTGCTGTTTAgttacacatttgatgtcgtttcaGTTATAATCTGTTAGCATAATCATAGCACTTACACCAAAAATATGGGGGAtataaaattattaagggctTGTGACTATTACAATTTTCGGGTCTACGATAAACTTGATGTTTGGGTCAACGCTGTTGATATGCTCCGTGAACTCTTGTATTTTTTTAGTCTTAATAACCATTAACCACGAAGGTATCGTCCACATAACGATGCCAAACCGTGGGTGGAGAGGGAGCAGAATCTAAAGCTCCCTTCTCAAATCACTCCATAAATAGGTGGGAATCACAAGCGAGCAAGCCGAACCCACAGCCGCGCCATGACATTACTTGGAGAACGGTCCATCAAACACACAATAGGTGGTAGAAAGTGAAAATTTAAGCAATCTGAGCACTATGTCTTGGTCAAAGTTTAAGTATGTCCGCTTCTTCCACGAGTCGTGCTCCTCCAAAGTGAGCTTGATGGCGTCGATCGCACTCTCTGCTGGGATGCTGGTTAATAAGGCCAACACATCGTAGGACACTAAGAATTCATCACTTTCAATGTGCAAATCCTTGATCAATTCTTGAGCAAGTCATAATGGGTAAAACGTGGATTTTAAGTTATGATTAATTGAAAAGTTAATATTATTCTTGTACTCTGAAACGCTTGAATACATTGGCTTTCCTTGGCAACACAATATATCATGTTTAATTGATCACATCGCAAATATTGGTACTGAAATGAAGTTCAGTCCAACGTCTTTGCGGGCTATTTCACGTTCTcagttaggcaatagaaacaaattagttcgatctttcgatcgaccatcgatgcttggtcgatccttagtatttataaaattaattaattaaccatTATTAAGTGTGTTAACATAAAAATCTTttcctgtattgatattgaaaaatataaatttagcattaattctaattaattaatcattagttcattaataacaagcatcgaatcagcatcgacggtcgatccaaagatcgaacaaatttgtttctggtgccttatccACAGCGACTTCCGGTGTTTAGCCTTGATTTCCAGCTCAAGTGATTAGCTCTACTTAGTGATTTGTTCTCTTTCTCGACGTTTTCTGCAGCGCAAGACGCGGAAGTAAATTATAGCCGCTGCAAAAGACGCTGGCGGAAGTTTAGCCGCTGCGTCTGTCGCAATGGAACATCACCCGCAACACGTCGCAGTATAACCTGACCTATTAACGCGTATAATGTTTCCTTTGCTGTTGCTTTTTTATTCCATTATAATTACCTTTTTGTTCTGGATATTGTCGTCGGTGACACACGTTAACGTACACTCCAATGCCAGTCAGAATATTGCTAATAACAATAATCATGAGAACAGCACTACCCCAACGCAGTTTCTTGGACGTGCAAATGACGCCATGCGAATTAGTTGTACGAGCATCTGCCACTGTAATATGCAGAAAACCAGTAAAACAGTTGACATTACGTATTCATTATGCTATCCATTCACTGTTCAGAAAATGCGCCCAAGCCCAGTGATTGTCAAGTACAGTAAATGAGCAACAGGAAGGGCACAGGTTTATTATGATTATTTGGATGCCAGTTTTAATTGTGAAACTTAATACCCTTAGGGACTAAATTTGTATCATTCTTGTGTATTGAATCGATTAATAAAAGTAGCCATTGCACGATAGCCAGAGTTCTGGAACCACAAAATTATAATAAGCTGGGTTTAATTCCACGGAACGGACGTACAAACTTAACACAATATCAGGATTTTTACGTGAAATACACGCAAAAATAAGTGCGTTCAGCACGTATGAACGCGCGGACAACTTATGCAGAAAATAACAAAATGTGTACGTTTTATAAACATACGCAGAAAAGTTTAACTATTAATGTGATCCATTTTGTttagaaatcattataatattaGCAAAAGTGAGGTGTAAAAAATCGACTTCATTCATAAGTGCGGTTCATACGCGCAGATCTGCCGTATAAAAAGGAGGTTAAGATTTGCATATTTGATACAGACGTCCACTTTTAACGCCCAAAAGAGTACTAATTTTCCCAACAAAgaagtatcattttgaaaatcaagttatGACATTATGCCTATTTGTCTTTTGCTATTTTTGAAATGCAATGAAATTTAAGCGGCATACTAGCCCTCGTTTATACTCAAAATCAAAGGCATGTAGAACCAGGCATAAAGCCATAGACCGTGAAATATATAGCCGACGTGTCTATGTCTCTGTTATATGACGTCACTCTGTAATTCCCCGGATGTGTTTTGACCTCCCCTGGATATTCGATTGTGGACGTGTCTCTGTCTTTGCACCGTCCATTGTATTCTTtaacatcataatactaatcatggcgtgtccgtccgtacgtcagtccgtccgtccgtccgtccctctgtccgcgcgctatcgcgtgcgcgtggctcgctaacgcgtgctcgcggtgcgtatatAACGCGTGCTCGCCGTGCGTATCGTGTGCgagcggtgcgctatcgcgttgtgcgcggagtaccgacgggcgcagtgcgagcatcggaaagcattacagtgactaacaggtgcatctcatcggaccaataggccaatttttaagacatgattaacatcattgcatgagagacgtatatcgtagtagtttgaaaggtcaggacaagtattatgggtaacgggtgttgggtaattagagataggcctatcacgagaaccgcccaacccgagaaccgcgaaatctagtgttTAATAATATGCTATGTTATAGCCATCGTTCCATTTTATTAATCACTTATAATTTCGTTATGGAAAAATAAGAACGGAAACTGAAACTGATCAAATCTTGTGCAGAAAGTAGCCAGGGACGTTATTTCCCACGGTTGATTGATatgataatttattaatttttctaacaaaacatcatATTAtcttcaattctagacctggataataccaacagctatcacactaatattcaCACATGTTTTTTTAGTTATATTAAACATAGGATTTCGTATctgtatcaaattattcatctttttctgctccTTAGTGgttatttttattctataaactgtacatttgtgtgcaaattgagggcactatttacatatatttttaatttaaattagccaaataacaTGAGTTGATCCTTATCTCTTTCATTatgaaagtttttgaaaatttgctttccaTTTATTAatcttttttctgatgttctaataccattatacaaatgtctaccccttgtaaagacgcAAGTAAGATATActatataaatagcgccatcattgttcaactttactttaaaaatgtGACAGTTTTACATGCCACACAAGCGTGAGAAATTCAGGCAAGTCACGGAAAATACAtcgaaaaattattttgaaagcgAAATTAGAATTGAAGAAGAGCTCCTATTTTAATTATCAGCAAATAGTttacataaaatgcatgaaagaGACGGTTCTCTTGTGCTGAGGTTAAGTTATCCCCTGACGAACtgcttaaaaacaaaacaaaatttacatGAGCGGATCCAGGATTTATTTGAAACATGGTCAAATTACTTGGGCGTGGTGGGGTTGGGGAGGTGGGCTGGCTGAGAGGCAAAAATTTGTATCGGCTGTGTGTGCATGCATTTGAACATCTGCCTGGGGGATGCCGTCCTGTATAGCCTTTCCTTTAATCGGCCACTGTTTTACATGTTTGTTTTTGATGGTTCGTGTACGGTACCTTGCAATTTCTACCAAATCTAACTACGAGTAAATTTACATATAGGTACTGTTAGGCCTACCTGTATTTTTGCTCTGTGCTCTGGTTGAGGCGAACTGTACCGGCTTGCTATCTATGGCATCAACAGAAATATCGGGAATATCGTAGATATCATCATCTCCTCCTTGTTGCTCATCATTCTGAAGTTTTTGTCTCAAGTATAAATAACCCTCCCCATCTCTGCTGAAATCACGTGCCTCCATCTCCATCTCATTCATGTATATATTATTATCATCGCAGGCCATTTTGGAAGAAAATCTGCAGAGCTAAAATTTGAGTCAAGACATTATTTTGGTTGAACTTCAAATACACACAATAAAATAGTGGTCACTGTAAATCCCTAGCCGTAACAGTTTTTAAACACGCTAGGCGTTCAggcaacattttattattatctacatgtaattttcagaaaaggtttttatattttgaaacctattctcctacacatcacaaatccaaaataaaatcaacactgtCCCTTTGGTTTACAAATGatcacactttgaatttgtatctaaacgcatcaTGTGTGGTTCACCTGGTAACCCTTGTTCACGGttatttgatgtatatagaattggcttcattattaactaaatgcaaactatagatatGGCGCCATTTATCCcaaattatatttctttatttgcaaggggtaggtgattaatactgccattaagataactggaataggtgaaacaagcaacaaggaaattttataaacatgttttatcaacaaaaaaaagaattatttgtaataaaagcgtaatttccagttactaaatagcgccaccaattttgtcattaatagatacattttttatttgaaaaagctttaaaaaatgctataaaagtgaataattttgtaaaagaggggaaattaaagttgagaatgactcaaaagcatctgtgaacattagcatgatattacatttagctgtttaagcctaaaatgtggttgtacatgatgttttgtttgaaacactaataaatgatcccatcaaacaaccgtgtgtagttaatatttaaaatgtgttctATCAGTGCAGTGCATTTAGCACGATGCTATTGTTAAGAATTCACTTCTGGGGTTGATATAatgaaatgtgctattccattaaaaatccacactccctctatGGAGTGGAAGATTTACTGAAGTCTTCCACAGTATAGATTTCAAAAAGAATAGacacactagaggaagttttgaatgagaaaacggaccttttggtgagaaacggtcaaaatggaaagaattttaattttctcattcttttagATGAGAAACTTcatggtgtgtgtgtcaatcattattgtcttattaaaactggtgagaagtggtaatccccgctgagctcaaaacaaacattattattttctcatccaaaagaatgagaaaatttaaattctttccattttggccgtttctcaccaaaatgtccgttttctcatccaaaatttcGTCTAGTGACAaggcttccatttgaaatatatattaagTAAAGACatatatacagggggagtatgagctTCAAAACAATTATCCCTAGCAAATTCCATTTTGGACAACTTACCTCTTTGTGGAAGACTTTACTTATATCTTCTACAGAGGTATGGTAGATTCAAATTGAATAGTCTAATAATTGATGTGTCAAACCTGTAAAGTATAAGCAAATATTAAGCACGGCGAGTGGCATTGGTTTTggtcgagaagtctagccaagaatttgctcaccgatagcttcacattataggctagagaccattgcattcaaaatctagtcggattcgctgaagcatgacaacgtgtaaagcaatggaagttcagaagtaaacacagacgatcacgacaggcgattgcatcaaaaatgttgctaaaattacacttcagctaaATTtgagactgtccaaaataggcaaatcttgctcaaaagatactgttgactcatcgaaataactttcattctgttaatgttaattttaacattaacagaataaataaccaccGGTGCCAAAAaatgcaccgctgtccgaccgaaaaacgatagcaaagcactctagcatcgaatgcgtaactatcgtgtgcaaattcgaagctagagttctcgagtaacatTGGTTGAACGAATTTTCAGAGACAGTTTACAATGCCATATAAACCACTTCATAAAATTGAATAACTGCATCTATAATAATTGCCCTTAATAAAACTTACACACACTTATCCCTAATACCAGATAACATCTTTTGAGCGATTTCATAATTTTAACTGAAGAAACAATACTTACCGTTCAGCACTGTAAAACGTGGAAATTTCAGCATATTTTAAAGGCCCGTCTAAAAGAAAGGGGCTAAAGGAAATGAAACTACTTTGTGCGAGCAAAACTGGAGAAAAAACAAAACGGTTCACGTGATCACAAAAAGTTTCTTATACTTTCTAAAGACCTGCATTGTTGCAACAGAAATGTCATTGCCTTGCCAATATAAATTAGGGTGGCAAACACGCATGCGTCCCTCAACGGTTTCCTGTCcatagtccgaagggtcattagtcctaaaaataaaaataaatacaagttttataaaCCATAATCCTTACCATAAACTTCAATAAACCATAATCCTTACCCTAAACTTCACCCATACCCTATAACCTCTAACCTCCAATTTTGACTGTTTAATCTTGTAAACACCACAGTTTCTACGAGGATGAGTTTTCGGTGTTTACTGGAAGGTCCATATTCTAGTAGTTTAGTATTGTAGGAATATCTAACTCGCTGCAAACCAAGTtgatatataaaattaatattaggATATTATGCGAATTCATGAGTAGAAGAACTTCGTGAATTTACTTTTATTAAAAACATTTCGAAAGTTTGTACTGGAAAGAAATCAGTGCGTATTTGTTTAACTGATATTGTGCTCGGTATTAGGCTAGTAATAATTTACGGAACttcatatatataaaaatatgaacTTATAATGACTTCAATTATTAATGTATCGTGCTCTGTGCTCACGAATCATGGGTCATGTTTAACGATTGAGGGATAATTCCTTCAGTGTAATCCGGGGGGAGGGGTGTTCCATAGGGGGCACTCGAATATAAAAAGTGCTTCGCATGCTCGATATAATCAAAGCCGTAGCCAGGAGGTGCGGCCAACAAAAACTGCCAATCcacttttttttctgtaaaaacgttaaCAATCAGCCCCTTTTAAAGGAataattcacaaaaggtccacttttgggTACTCAATGTCGACAGTAACGCCATTTAGGGTGTCAAATTTGCTACCATCATTTACGGTATTTAGGGTATGTTTCGGAGGTTGATTAACGTGCACGGGTACCACTTTTATATTTGAGTGACCCCGGGAATGTAATGCTTCATAAATGTCTTAGTTTTCTTTTGCAACTTCCTCTTTTAATGTAAGGGGAAGAATCCATTCTTTCCCAGCTACAAGATCTGTTTGGCGGATACATATGTATTATCATAATTCGCCATATTATCAGTGAAGCGATACTGAAAGTAATAACAGAATAGTtactttaaaggaggatttcgtgatcctagcatcctctttttatgacatttttcagtagatatccacgaaaaaagcttatttccaaaatgtcagttgattccgattttgcgtttgcgagttatgcatgattatgtgtattacattgctccatatacaatgtgttgtaatttcgttctggtgcaccagaacgaaattcaaatttaacgatatttttgctaaacgaattaatctgcaagaaatatttggtacataaacattatgtagccagaggtatccagtggtgtaaaaatctcaacttttttgggaaaagtgggggatgaggctgtggattacgaaatgcccctttaaggacaAATTCGTAAAACAGTGAATAGCCTGTTATTTACTTCCCCAGTTGTTGACGGACGTGATTTGCTCTAGACCAGCgtatacaggttgtaacaaaaaaatattatacaatttagaaaatagtattaggcaaacatgtcatGTCTAATTGATTGTATTGAGGTTTACTTGTTCGTCAAGGTAATTTTCtaagctactacataagctttgtttcaataaaatcggtggtctacaagcgaACATATGGcaaattgtgtaaagtagtctTAAAACAgctttcgtgtctttgtgtagcaagTTTTGAGTTGACATGAACCACCTGGTCGGTActcttaagatgggtaattttaaacaatggggcatttgaagtggtatttatttatttaattatcccaaataagtgaaagaaaaacataaaaactttgcttttgttttgaaatctttgacgataagcatgaaaGTCTGTTATaagtaaaatgtgatgcgatcaagcaaaaccagtcggaactcggaaatattgattttgagatatagccaaacaacggcaatatttgcttttgtttctttttgttttatatactcttaaattgctcatatcgttggaactggttgctcaatttcaatggggttttctgcaaaatacaactttgcaaatgctttttactatcctgtaagaaactgaaaatttaatatttccgagttccgactgagtttgcttgatcgcatcacaaatcgGAAAGAAACCACGAAAAGCGTTTCTGTTAATCAAGATACTACTGATTCTACTGTATATCACATTTACGCCATCACCCCTTttaatttttaaagtaaaaaggaATTTACTAATCATAAAAGTCAATTTTACGTGATGCAAGTTttgatatgcgcgaaaatgtcaaaagttgcCCAACTTATCTTCTGGACAATTTATTTAATTGAGtatagcgtttgagcccgaactagtaaagaaaccacgtaaagtttttctgttagccaagatgttactgattccactgcatataaaaTTGTTGCCAAGatcttttttatcatttttttctaaaaagcgaAGTTGCAGTTGTATAACTTTATAAACAGcctgtttcaaaaaaaaaaaaattgtgcaaataaaaagcgctctctttggcaattagaaaatacctttgtgGCAGAGTGCTTACATcatcgtcaagggcgtagtcttagctctcaaatgccggttgttctgttcaatttgcttgttttaatctcgagatatgcttacttaacaacaaaagggtgaaatcacaattgtgccacttttactagggaagagggctgtacatgtaaatcaatgatagcatcaagtttatcaagagttccttcgtgaaatcaaaagaatgcatcaactacacaacaatacacaattatttttactgttttatcatgatacaggtataatgatcctctttttccacttacgacaaattaaaagataaatatttcacattctgctttaaaattaaatacatgtgcatgtcaatgattttattatggtaaatgttctctttgtcactcaagacatgttaaaagtaggcatatcacctcaaaaataagcgcagcaaaaacacgttatttaatgtttctatatgaataagctttattaaagcataaaaaacggaattgaaatcggtcaatgcattgtgatgtagtatCAAATTTAGGATGCTCacaaatggaatgcaaatctgccacaaatggctataatcacaaaattggcacatttcgagattttgaaggtttatttggacgcttgcttgaaaaagcagcgttaatttaagtatcacagattaaatACCTATCTTTTCTGACTtcgtcaaataaaataaaatttaaaaatctatcattaaataattatgataaattaaccaaatatactattttagcaatttcggccaatctgcagacaaattaaagctgaaaaaatgactgagttcagctaattaatatgcaaaattgatgtcaATAGAAAACCGTGCATGATATCAGGTtacggtttttttgcacacatatgtatacaaagttcttccaattgataacaaaaaatacacaaaaagtaattaattatgcaaattagctaattacagctaattatgtattcatgatattattatgtaaattaggcatgagtaattttgggttatttcaatatttaatgaaagtcttttcattcatcatagatttgtcaagtatggaccttttatgatgttgaataaagaaactgcagttaattactttaatataatacaaaaaatgcaaagtttgacattttgacggtgtctggaatagaattttcattttttctgtaaacatggtatgtgtcaccattgctcaaagccaaatccgaaaagtaaatataaaaattcatttgcaatgagactttaaattaacattttgttatctggattaacatgggagggcaaatggtaaaaggaaccgCCATTCCACTATACcgtgtatacaaaaatggtgtggccttggacacacacaatggcttggagctattgtggtttgtaaTATTACTCCCTCTAAATTCACTtttataatattatgtttcaactcgttttcctcaagtgtgccattcgttgtcgacggaaataatttacatactaagaaagattagtatttcagttaaatggtggtaggtttttttttatatcaaaaggtctatatttattgatttatgagggatcttcaacaatccataaaacaggtagtagctcttaaacgaagcaaaatttatttttaaaagaccCAATGGTAGTcaaagaaaggtttcacacaccataatattaaaaattcaaacaatttggataaatagCACATGAGGAAATcaatttttcgacatggatgtgtgccaaaattgaacaactttgatgcgcgcgcttttcaatttactgttatgttaTCCctattaaaagacaaacaaatattgcacacttataggtcaATGAACTTAgttcatgaaattagacaaaataatgcacgcgcgctgatgttgatgcgtctaatgcacgagccccgaagaggggagtgcattagacgcatcaacatcagctatcattggttTACatttacagccctattccctagtcaaagtggcacaattgtgattttaccctttcgttgttaactgaacatatctcgagatttaagaaagcaaattgaacagaacaaacggtatttgagagctaaggctatacccttgacgttgatgtaagcactatgtcacaacggtattttctaattgccacagagggcgcttttcacttccacaatttttttgagacaggttgTAGAGTGCCCACTAAATGTCTAGACGGAAATAATGTACAAAAGGAAGC includes the following:
- the LOC140167648 gene encoding uncharacterized protein, whose protein sequence is MACDDNNIYMNEMEMEARDFSRDGEGYLYLRQKLQNDEQQGGDDDIYDIPDISVDAIDSKPVQFASTRAQSKNTVADARTTNSHGVICTSKKLRWGSAVLMIIVISNILTGIGVYVNVCHRRQYPEQKDINECTSSTDNCDANAACTNTTGSFTCACNAGYSGDGITCTG